Part of the Phycisphaerae bacterium RAS1 genome, CGATTCGGCGCCGGCCTCGGCGGTGCGTTTCTGGAGATCAGCCAGCTTGACGCTGCGAACACCGAAGAACACGGGCGTCTCCATGAGCGCCATTCCGGCCAGGATGGCGAGCAGGAGCTGGTGCTCGGACTGCTTCGGAATCAAAGCGCCGGGCGGTGTGAGATACAGGAACACTCCACTGAGCACGGCGATGCCGGCGACCATGGCGAGGAGGATGATGGTCAGCGTGCGCAGCGACGCGGCGTCCGATTTCATGTGTGCTCCCAACGGCCGGTGAAGAGGATAGCACGTGCCCGTATCGCCGCCCGCCGACGTGACAGCTTCATACCGAATTCGACAGGGCGGTGGGGCTCTTTCCGAGCCGCGACCGTGAGGGAGCGGTTCTTACGCCGGCGCTCCCTCACGGTCGCGGCTCGGATAATGCTCCATCAGCGAAACGCGGCGCTAGGCGGCGATTTCGATCAGCTCGTTGATGCTCCGTTCGACGATTTCGTCGATGGTTCCGCTCCAGCCGCACTCCGGGCAGCGCGCCTCGGGCAGACCGCGCAGGCTGTAGCGGCAGGCGGGGCAGGAGACCGAGCGCACCTTCTCGTCGCCCAGCTCCGCGACGCGCGCGGCCGCCTCGGCTGGCTTCAGTCGCCAGGACCACGCGGTTCCCGCGAGAAAAGCCGTGCCGGCAAAGAGCGGCGACGCGAGGATGATCGCATCAACGATCGAATCGTAACCCCGCCATGCGCTGCGGAGGTCTTCATGCGCCAGGACGCCCAGCGGCGAGAGCAGCACCAGCGCGCCAAGCGACACCGAGGTGAGCACGCGCCGCCGCGTCCACCGCACGCTGCGGCGCCACACGAGAAACCAAAGCAAGACCGTCACGACCGCACACGCCTGGTAGGCCAGCCAGCCGGGCAGCGGCCAACCGGACGCCGACCAGTACTGGCTGCCCCAAAGCGTGAACGTGAAGGTCCCTGCCAGGAGCGGAAAGAGCGCGAAACTGCACGCACAACGAACGGCTGAGCGGGTCATCAGTAACCCTCCTTCTGCATCGCGGCTGCGACGGGACCGCAGAACCGGCCAGAGCACAGGACCCCACCAGACCAGGCAGCAGGCGATCGCCCAGAATCCCCCAAGCAGTGCGCTTTGACCGAAGCACAGACCCGACGCAACGCATCCAACGGGCAGCAGCGGGACCCAGAGGACAGCGTGAAGAAGCAGCAGAGCGGTCGCACCAAGCGTGCCGATGGACCGCAGCACGGTCCAGCGCACGTATCGTCGCCAAATCCCGATGAGTGCGACGAACGCGACCAGCGTATCGACGATGCACGCGACCTGGACGGCATCAGCAGACCAGCTAGCGCCGATCCAGAGAAGCACCAACAGAAGACCCGTGAGAAAGAACAACAGGGCCAGCACTAGCGCCAGTCTGACGGTGCGGTCGTGCATGTTCAGCGCCGAATGCGAGCATCGCCGGAACGCGCATGCTCACGCCGGGCACGACGGGTGGCACGGACAAGCGGTACTCCGCTTGTCCGTGTTATGCCCAAGAACAAGAACCCACGTCCAGCATCAGAATCCACACGCCCGACGGCGGGGCGGCGCGCGGTACAAGTCGCGCGGCGAACAGACGGACAAGCGGAGTACCACTTGTCCGTGCCGCCCGCCGATGCCCCGGCCGGGGGCGGCCGGGCTACACGTACGGCACGGGCCTCCCGCGGATGTCGGAGCAGCGAATCTCCACCTGGTCGATGCTGTACGTCGGCTCCGGCCGGATCGAGATCACCTTGCGGTTCTTGTTCTCCCACGCCGCAATCTGCGAGCGCTTGTGATTCTGCAGCAGGTTCGCCACCTCCATCGAGACCGACACCTCGATCAGGTACGTCTGCTCGCGCGTCGCGGCGAGCTGAATCGAGCGCATCACGTCCAGCGAGACGGACTCATTGGTCTTCACCAGCCCGGTGCCGCGGCAATGCACGCAGTCGGTGTACACGCTGCGCTGCAGGCTGGCCCGCTGGCGCTGCCGCGTCATCTCGATGATTCCGAACGCGCTCATCCGCAGCACCTTGGCGCGCTCCTTGTGCTTCTTCAGGTTGCGGATCAGGCGCTGCTCGATCTGCCGGCGGTGCGATTCCATGCGCATGTCGATAAAGTCGCACACGATCACGCCGCCCATGTCGCGCAGCCGGAGCTGCCGCGGAATCTCGTCCGCCGCCTCGATGTTGATCTTGAACGCCGTCAGCTCCGCATCGTCCTCGGTGCGGAACTTGCCGCTGTTCACGTCGATCGCGACCAGCGCCTCGGTCTGATCGATGACCAGCGACCCGCCGGAGCGCAGCGGCACACGCCGCGCGTGCAGCATTTCCAGCTCGGCCTCGATGCCGTACTTGTGGAAGATCGGCTCCGGGCCGTCATAGGTGACCACCACATCGTTCGAGTTCGGGCTGAAGATCGACAGAAATTCGCGCGCCCGCTCGGCCACCTGCGCATCATCAACGATGATCCGCCCGATGTCGGCCGAGAACACGTCGCGGATCGTGCGAATCATCAGGTCCGACTCGCGGTACAGCTCGCACGGAGCGCGATCGTTCTTGCGGCGGTTCTCGACCGCCCGCCAGAGGCGCGAGAGGTAATTCAGATCGCCCTGCAACTCGCGCTGGCTGCGGTTCTGGGCGGCGGTGCGGGCGATGAAGCCCATGCCTTCCGGAAGCTCCAACTTGTCCAGCTCGCCGCGCAGTTTGTGGCGCGTGTCGTCGTCCTCGATCTTGCGCGAGACGCCCAGCTTGCGCATGCCGGGCATCATCACCATGAAGCGGCCGGGAATGCTCAGGTACGTCGAGAGCGTCGGACCCTTGGTGCCGATGCCCTCTTTCGTCACCTGCACAATGACTTCCTGTCCGCGGCGCAGGCATTTCTGGATCGGCGGTCGGTGCCGGCGGGCGATCTTGCGGCCGACTGCTTCCGGTCCGCCGCCGCCGTCGGGGAAGTACTCCGGGTTCAAGTCGGAGATGTGCAGGAAGCCGTTCTTGCCGACGCCGAAGTCGATGAAGGCGGCCTGAATGCTCGGCTCGACGTTGGTGATGACGCCCTTGTAGATGTTGCCGACGTAGTTTTCCGCGCCGGCGCGCTCCAGGTACATCTCTTCGAGACGGCCCTTGTTGCTGATCGCGATGCGGCACTCTTCGCGCGGAGTGGCGTTGATGATCATTTCGCGCGTCGCCGGGCCGCCTTCTTCGGCGCCTTCCTCCGCCGGTTCGTCGCCGATGTCGGCCACCACTTCGATCGGGCTGTCGTCGTGCCAGTCGTCGCGATAACGGAAGCGGCGCTCGCGTCCGCGCCCGCGGCGGCGATCACGATCTCGATCACGCCCGCGGCCGCGCGGAGCGCCCGGCTCCGGCTCGGCCTCCGGCAGCTCCTCGTCGACGGTGGGTTCTACGTCGGCGTCGAAGTCGATCGCGCCTTCCGGTTCGTGGTCCGCGTCCGTCTCGGGTTCCTCGACGAACGGTCGGGTCGCCGGCTCCTCCATGTGCCCGCCCAGCGAGGGGTCCTCGAATGCCAGTTCTTCCGTCTCAAACTCGTCATCCGGCGGCTCGAGCGGCGGGAGCGACACCACCGGCGGCGTCGGCGGCATCGCCGGACGGTCGAATCGCTGCCGATCCTGCGGCGGACGACTCTGCGGCGGACGATCCTGCATCGGCCGCGTCGGACCATGCGCATCGCCGCCCTCCTCGCCCAGGCGCTGCATGCGCCGCTTCCGGCGCAGCCGCCGGCGCTGGCTGGGCGAGAGTTTCGACATATCGATGTCGTCAAGCGGTCGCGGGCCGGACGGCGGTTGCGCAGGAGCTGGAGGCATCGGTCGCTGCGGCGGCGGAGGCACTGACTCAGGCGCGCGTTCGCGCGGCGGCTCGCCGCGATCGCGCGGACCGGCGAAGGGCGGCGGGCCGCCTTCGCGATCGCCGCCGCGGCCACGGCCGCGTCGGCCGCGGCGGCGCCGGCCGCGATCGCGGAACTCGCCCTCCTCCTGACCTTCGCGGGGTTCTCGTGGGGTGAAAGGCGGCGCTTCCTCGATTGACTCGCCACGGCCGCGGTCCTCAGGCCCGATGTCGCGGCTCACGTCCGCTCGCGGCGCACTCACCGGCGGCGCGGGGCGCTGCACAGGCTCCGGTCGCGGCGGTGGAGCCGGATGCTCGCGAGCAGGCGGCGGAGCCGGCGCCGGCCGCGGCTCAGGCGCCTTGGCCGCCGGCGCCCCGACCGGAAACGGCGGCGGCGCGGCAGGGGGGAAGCGAATAACGAATTCGTCATCGGCCGGCTTCGGCGGAGTGCGAACCGCCACGCTCACCGGCCTTTCGTCCGCGACCGGCGGCGCCGTCTCCCGCGGCGGACGCTGCGGCCCGCGGCGTCGGCCGCCGCCGCGCCCCGCCGGTTCGGCCGGCGCCGGCGACTGGGCCACCACGGGCGG contains:
- the rne gene encoding Ribonuclease E, coding for MQRLGEEGGDAHGPTRPMQDRPPQSRPPQDRQRFDRPAMPPTPPVVSLPPLEPPDDEFETEELAFEDPSLGGHMEEPATRPFVEEPETDADHEPEGAIDFDADVEPTVDEELPEAEPEPGAPRGRGRDRDRDRRRGRGRERRFRYRDDWHDDSPIEVVADIGDEPAEEGAEEGGPATREMIINATPREECRIAISNKGRLEEMYLERAGAENYVGNIYKGVITNVEPSIQAAFIDFGVGKNGFLHISDLNPEYFPDGGGGPEAVGRKIARRHRPPIQKCLRRGQEVIVQVTKEGIGTKGPTLSTYLSIPGRFMVMMPGMRKLGVSRKIEDDDTRHKLRGELDKLELPEGMGFIARTAAQNRSQRELQGDLNYLSRLWRAVENRRKNDRAPCELYRESDLMIRTIRDVFSADIGRIIVDDAQVAERAREFLSIFSPNSNDVVVTYDGPEPIFHKYGIEAELEMLHARRVPLRSGGSLVIDQTEALVAIDVNSGKFRTEDDAELTAFKINIEAADEIPRQLRLRDMGGVIVCDFIDMRMESHRRQIEQRLIRNLKKHKERAKVLRMSAFGIIEMTRQRQRASLQRSVYTDCVHCRGTGLVKTNESVSLDVMRSIQLAATREQTYLIEVSVSMEVANLLQNHKRSQIAAWENKNRKVISIRPEPTYSIDQVEIRCSDIRGRPVPYV